The DNA region AGAAGAGTGATGTTGATGTCAAAAGTGTAAAAAAGGAATGAGCTGTTTGATAAGTTTTCTTAAAGCTTTTAATAGTATCTTCCAGAGCTTTGTATGAGTTGAAGTACCCCCAATCAACCATTTTTTTCCTCCGTTTATGTTTTTAAAAAATGAATTTAACCGCAATACGTTAATTAAGTTAGAACTCTTAACGGATGAAATAAAAAAAGAGTTTTATAATACTCTCTTTGCCTTTTCCTTGTAGTATTGGAACAAAGCTATTCCCCATTTTCTTGCTTTTTCGCTGTTGCTAATTAGATCCGCCATCATGTCATACCTGCCATCTGGAAAGAACAAGCCAAAGGATAAAAAGTTGTTAGTAACAGTAAAGGCAACTTTTGGATTTTCTTCTAGTATGTAAATTTTAACATTTGGAAGGTCTTTAACTAGCTCAACAGCCTCTGGAGGTGCTAGCTCTATTAATTTTTCATAGACTGCTCTTGTTGTTATGATCTCAATATCGACATTTTTGGTCGATGCAAGCTCCATAAACGCCTTTGGATAATCGGAGAATAGGATGGGAGAAACTCCTTTGATCCACTTCGAAGTTTTTACAAGCTTCATATATGCTTCATGAGGGAGCGTGAGGTGTTCGGGTGGGGTAATATACAGCTGAGAATCTTTTAAATCGCCAATTCTCTCAAGAAACTCTACAGGTATTCCGCTTAGATCGTGATTTAGCCAGAATTCCTCAAAATTTTTCACTGTCTCGAGCGTGTCTACCAATCTAGCCATTTGTAAGTATGTTAGGTATCCTGTATTAGTGAGCATATACTTCTTGGTATCTGGATCCTGTGTGATCAAATTTTCCTCTTCAAGATCATTGAGTGAATGGGATATCGAAGATTTGGTAGAACCAATTATTTTTTGTAATTCACCAAGGGCTTTTGGTCCGCTTGATAGTGCAAACAGGATTTTATGGCGCAAAGTAGATGATACGATTAATTTCAGCATTTTTCCAACATCCATAGCCTCTCCTCCGTTTTCTGGTTATACATGAAGTTGTTAATAAACTTTTCTTTAGGGTAAATTTTGTTCTGAGAGAACAATTTTGCTTTCATAAGACAAAAATATTATATAGTATAACAGACCACATGTGGATGTGAGGTATTATGAGACTGTTATCATCGGGATTTGAGAGGTTGGATAAAGCGCTAGGGGGCGGAATATTAGAAGGTACAAACATACTCCTCATTTATGACTCCTTTTCCTTAGGTTGGATTATGCCATTCAAAATACTTCAATATCGTTTATCACAGGGTGATTTTGGGATAATAATAAACTACAACCTTCCATTGCCAAAACTTGCACTTAGAGCTAAATCAGCAGGCCTTGATATTGATCTAGAGGGCAAAAATGGAAACTTAGCTATTATTGATATATTTGGTTCCAGATACGGCAATCAGCATTCTGAGGATTATGTATATACAATAGAGAGATTTGATTCCGAGACGTATGTTCCAAAACTTTTGGATATTTATAATGATATCTTGGAAAAAGCTGGGAATAGAAGGATAATAGAGTTGAGTTTTACCATAGATGGCATGGCGTTTGAAATAGGAGAAGATAGAAGTGTTAGAATATTAAAACATGTATTTTCAAATGCATGTTCGGAGGAAAGGAAAAGACTCTTGTTCTCAATGTATCTCTTAAACAAAGACAGAGCCTCAAAAGAGTTTGTCTCATGGAATATTGAACTTGGAGATCATGTCGTTGAGTTTCTCTTTGAAGAAAAAACTGACAGAATCTTAGAGCAGATGTATATTCTTAAGTCTCCTTCTTTTGAATTTGAACCTACAGTTTACACATGCCTTCTTAGAGGTAGCAGCATTATCATCGAACCCGTGGAAACTCAGAGGGGAGTATTGCCCCAAACATCTTTTTGGCTTTTGTAATCTTTTCTCTTGCCTTTAAAATCCTAACATAAAAATAAAAAAGTTAGGACGTGAAGGATTATATAGAATGATGAACTCGGCAAACCTGAGCTCTGCAATGATGACGATCTTGAGTGCTGACTTTGGGGTGATAATATGGATATTTCAAAGATCATTGGGGAAATAATAGAAGCTTTAGACAAAAAAGATGAGATGAGAGAAGAGGCTCTGAGAATAACACGTGAGATAGTTCGGCTAAGTGGTGATGTTATAAAAGCACTTCATAGAAAAAACTTTGACTTGGCAGAAGAACGGTTGAGAAAGGCTGAAGAGCTCGTAAGGAGTTTAAAACAACTTTTGGAAGCACATCCTGATATTTATTACACGGGTTATGTTCAAACCGCACATCAAGAATTTGTAGAGGCTACGCTATTCTATTGCTATTTGAAGGGTATAGAATTCCCCTCCCCCAAAGAGCTCGAAGTTCCAGAGGGGGACTATGCTTTAGGGCTTGGGGATCTAATAGGAGAGCTTAGAAGACACGTCCTTCTCTCTATTTTAGAGGAAAATTTAGATGAAGCCGAGAGAACCTACAGAACAATGGAGCATATATATGAGGAGATAATGCGCCTCGACTATCCAAAAGGGGTGGTGAACGTCCGTCAAAAGCAAGATTCAGCGAGGAAACTCGTAGAGCGTACTTTGGAAGATCTAACAAGGGCTAAGCTAACTAAAAAGCTTGAAGATAAAATAGGTGAGGTCTTGAAGAGATGAATAACCTGCAAAAACTTGCAGAAGTTCAGAAAAAGCTGAGCAGTAAAATAGTTGAAAAACCAATAGATTTAGACTCAATAAAGAGAATTGCAGCTGTGGATGTGGCATATAAGGAAAATCTTGCAAGTGCTTCCTTTGTTTTATGCTCTTTCCCAGAGTGCAAGGTTTTAAAAATTAAAGCCATATGTTTAGAGGTTTCATATCCTTACATACCAACGTTCTTCTTTTTGAAGGAAACTCAGCCGATTCTAGTTGCTGTTAAGGGAGAGGACTTTGATGTGTTGCTTGTAGAAGGTCACGGCAGGGCACATCCCCGCGGCTATGGATTAGCTTCTCATATTGGGCTCCTCCTCCAAAAGCCAACAGTTGGAGTTGCAAAAAGGCCTTTAAAGACGTATCCCCAAGAGAGCTTAGCCAAAGTTGGAAAAGCATACGTAAGTGTTGGGCACTTGATTGACTTGCCTTCTGCAGTGGAAATAGTTAGAGTGGTTAATGAAAATGGCTATCCTGCACCATTAAGGTTGGCGGATAAAGAATCAAAGAGAGCGCTAAAGAGGTTTCTTTTGGGAGAATCTCTTTGACTCCTCTACAAATATTCTGAGAAATGCTACCATCATTGCTATGAAAGCTCCTAGGACGCCTGCCAGAGAGATGCTAAGCAAAGCTCCTTCTATTGTGGGGATTCTTGAATTGGCAAAAAGCAAGTTTGAAAATATGAATCCTCCAAAGTATGCAAAGGGTGTTAAAATGGCATCTAACAGGCCGCTAGGATTGAAAGTATAGAGGAAAATTGCTGATGCCCCAGCAAATACTAATGACATTGCGAATCTAAAGCCAAATGTCAACCACACGACATAGAGCACACTTGTTGCAGCGAAGCCGAGGAGAAATGCAATGCCGCTTGTATTTGCCTCACCTTTTTTGAGCCCTACAAATGCTCCGAGAAAGAAAAATGTAGCGTACATTAGAGAAAAGGTTTCAATTCCTGTCGAGAGTGGGAAAAAAGCCAAGAGTAGGAAAAATGCTAACGTAATTCCAGTACCTCCAAAAGAGAGAACATTTAGCAGTTTTTGATTCATTTTACCACCTCAACTACCAGTCTATCTCCATCTTTCAAATTTAACGCCTTTCTAAGGTTTATGGGTGAGATTATTTCAGCAATCTCTGGTGGATGGATTGTCCTAAACGGAATTACTATTGCTCCTTCAATGCCATTTATTCTGACTTTATATGCCCTCACATCTCCAAAGGTTCTGCCCTCTTTTGAAAAACCTGGGATAATGATGGGTTCAACATCGTGGAATACATCGAAAACGGTCTTCGGGAAGATGACCTTGATGTTTAAAGTCCCGGGATAGGGTTTGAAGTTTAAATACTCCTCTATTAAGGGTGTGTACTGCCTGATGTAATAAGCCCCTTCGCCAAGCCCCGAAACTACCTCTCCTAAAATCTTCTTCCCGAGGTAGAGCACTTCAGTGAGCTGGTCATGGATATCGCTTAGATACCTCATGCCCTTTTCAGTGAGCTCGACATAGGTTCTCTTCCCTTCGACAGCTTTTTCCACGTAGCCTTCCTTTTCAAGTTCTTCAAATCTCCTTAAGATGGTTTGAGGAGAAATATTGAGCTCTTTAGATAACTCTCTGAGTGTTATTTTAACTTTCTCTCCGATTGCTCCTTTTTTTGCTAACAACAAGAGGAGTTCAAATTTCTCCATTTTGTTCACCCGCTTCACCAATATTATGGAATTAAACTTATAAACCCTTCACCTACACCACCAAACATGGTGAAGGTTAAGCTTCCAAACTCCTATTTTGAAGATTTGGGTGATAGCATTAGGTTAGTGTGGAGAAGAACTCTTTACGCGGATTTTGATAGAAAACTCATTGAGAAGTCCATAAAGAGGAAGTTTAAAACAAAAACAAATGTGAGCGTTGAAGATGGGTATCTGGTGGTAGATGTTGAGCATCCTGAGGTGGAGAACTTTCTGAACTTTTTAATCTCAAGCCATCTAGGGGAGTTCTTGAAAAGCAGATACACTGAGAGAAAAGTAATTTACATCCACGAGGGAATGGATGTTCCTCTTTTGGGTTACAACGCATTTGGGCTAATCGATAGGGGTACAAACTTAATCCAAGTGAGGGGTGTAAGTGGCTGTAATCTCTCATGCATATTCTGCTCCGTTGATGAAGGGCCCTACTCTAGGACGAGGCGCTTCGATTATGTTGTTGATGTTGACTATTTACTAAAGTGGTTTAAGGATGTTGCAAAAATTAAAGGAAAAGGTCTTGAGGCACATATAGACGGCCAGGGTGAGCCTCTCATTTATCCCTTCATTGTCGAGCTCGTTCAAGGCTTAAAGGATATGAGAGAAGTCGATGTGGTATCAATCCAAACTAACGCAACGCTTTTGGATGATAAACTTGTGGAAGAGCTTGCGGAGGCGGGTTTGGATAGGGCAAATGTTTCCATTCATTCCCTTGACCCCGAAAAAGCAAAGATGATCATGGGTAAAAAGGATTACGACCTAGAGCACGTTTTGGACATGATTGAGGCAATGATAAACGCTGGAATAGATGTTTTAATAGCACCAGTCATAATTTTTGGTTTAAACGACGATGAAGCTGAAGATATGATAGAGTTTGCCCGAAAAGTTGGTGCCGGAAAGAGATGGCCTGCTCTGGGATTCCAAAACTACATCCCATACAAGTTTGGAAGAAAACCCACTATAGCGAAGCTTGTGTCTTTCAGGGACTTTTATGCTTGGCTCAGAGGTCTGGAAGAAAAAACGGGAATGAAGCCTTTAGTTTTGAAGCCCAAGCACTTTGGAATGCATAAACGGAAGTTCATACCCCTCTCATTCAGGATTGGGGAAGTTGTTAAGGTAAAAATCGTACTCCCGGGTAGGATTGAGGGAGAGATGCTCGGAGTTGCAAGGGACAGGCTAATTGAAATTATAAACACGAATGCAAAAGTTGGCGACACGATAAAGGTCAAAATAGTGAGGACAAAGCACGGCATATACATCGGGACGCCTGTGAAGTGAACGCATTAATGAGAAGGTTAAAAAAGAAGCGTAAAATCAGCAAATCAAATAAACCTTGAGCTCTTAACTTTGAGCTCCCCTTTTTCATAAAGCTCCAAGAGTATATCAACCATTCTTTCGCCACTCTTTCCGTCTCCAAATGGATTCTCTGCATTTGCCATCTTCTTGTAGAATTCCTCATCGTTTAAGAGCCTCTCGACGTAGTGCATCACCCTATCTTTTTCAAGCCCAACTAAAACGTTTCCCCCAGCTTTAACGGTTTCAGGCCTCTCAGTATTGTAGCGCAAAGTCAAACATGGCACGTCTAGGATTATACTTTCCTCTTGGACACCCCCTGAATCAGTAAGAACGAGCTTAGCATTCTTTTGGAGCTTTAGGAAGTCCAAATAACCGAGGGGCTTGGTTAATGTTACGTGCTCCTCTCTCTCGAGCTCTTCCCACAGCCCTAACGATTTCAAGCGCTTCTCCGTCCTCGGGTGAACAGGATAGATAACTTTAATTGGCAGGCTTTTGATTATATCAACGAGCTTTCTAAGGTTTTCCTCACTATCGGTGTTTTCCGCACGGTGAGCTGTTAAAAGAGCGTATCCTTTAGGCTTTAGGCCGAGCTTTTCTAGTATATTGCTCTTGCGCTCCGCTACTTCTGCGTTCTGCAAAACGGCATCAACTATGGTGTTTCCAACGACGTAAACTCCTTCCACAATACCCTCACGCTCGAGGTTTTTTCTTGCTTCTTCTGTAGGAGCAAAGAGAACCTCACTCGCATGGTCGGCCAAAATGCGGTTTATTTCCTCTGGCATTGTTCTATCGAAGCTCCTAAGCCCGGCTTCAACATGGGCAACTGGTATTTTCAGTTTAACGCTTGCAAGGGCGCCCGCTAAAACTGTGTTTGTATCACCTTGAACGAGCGTGACATCAGGCTTTTCGTCCATTAAGACTTTCTCTATCTTTATCATGGCCAGACCAGTTTGATTTGCTTGGGTTCCGCTTCCAACCTCAAGGTGATAGTCAATCTTATGGAGCTCAAGTTCCTCCAGGAAAACTTGACTCATCTCATAGTCATAGTGCTGGCCTGTGTGGATTATTAAAGGCTCGATTCCCCTCTTTTCGAATGCTCTAATAACTGGGGCGAGCTTTATTATCTCGGGCCTCGTTCCAAAGACGAAAGCAGGCTTCAATACTCGCCCCTCCCTATCCCTTTGAAGACAAAGCCCTTTGGAGGTTCCTCTATGATGTGCCTCCCATCAATTAAGACTTTGTTCCTCATTAGCTCCCCGATCGTTTTCCAATCCAATTCTTTGAACTCGCTGTGGTCTGTAGCAATTACAAGGGCGTCTGCTCCTTTGAGAGCTTCCATTATGCTTTCATGAGTGCCTTTAACGTATGGGTCGTATGAGCGCACTTCCTTAACATCATCTTTAATATGCTCTATAAAAGCATGAGCAGGAGAATTCCTTGTATCGTCAGAGTTTCCTTTGTAGGCTAGCCCTAAAACTGTGACAATAGCATCTTCGGGAGGAAGGTTTATAGTTTTTAATGCCTCAAAGAGCAAATCTTTGGCCATTAACGGCATGTCTTCGTTTATCTCTCTTGCCCTCTTTATAAGGCCGAAATCTTCCTTAGCGGGGCTTAGGAGTAAGTAGGGATCTTTAGGCAAGCAGTGTCCGCCTACACCTATTCCCGGCACGTGAATTTTAACCCTTGGATGAGTGTTTGCAAGCTCAATAGCTTTGAAAATATCGACGTTGTACTGGTGGGCTAAAAATGCAAATTCGTTGGCTAAAGCAATATTAACGTCCCTAAACGTGTTCTCCATTAGCTTTACCATTTCGCTTGTTGTGGAGTTTGTTATGAACGTTTGACCTTTAACAAAGGAGCGGTACAAGACCTCGGCCAGCTCGGCGCTCTCTTTTGTAATTCCACCAAAAATCCTTGAGTTGTAAACGAGCTCTTTAAAAATCCTCCCGGGCATTACTCTCTCGGGAGCGTGAACCATGTAGAAGTCTTCTCCCGCTTTAAATCTTCTCTCCTTTTCGATGATTTCAGCCATTCTTAAAGTGGTAAGCGGTGGAATAGTGCTCTCAATTATTACGAGTGAGCCTTTTTTCATGGCTTTAGCTACGGTTTTTACAGCGCTTTCTAAATACTCCAAGTTGGGGGTCTTATCTTCTCTTAGTGGTGTTTGAACGCAGATTATGTAAACGTCCTTTTCTTTAATCTCCTCGGGGTTTGAAGTGGCCCTAAGCTTGCCGCTTTCAACAGCTTTTCTCAAAAGATCATCAATATCTGGCTCGATTATGTGAGAATTACCATTTTTTATCTTTTTCACGACATCTTCTCTTATCTCATACCCCACAACATTGAAGCCAGCATTTGCGAACATTATTGCCGTGGGCAGGCCTATGTAGCCCAACCCTATTACTGCAATTTCAGCTCTTTTGCTCTCTATCTTCTTTCTCATGCTACCACCTAATTCTTAGAACAGAAATCTTCAATTTAAAGTTTTTTTAGGTAACGATTTCATGCTGAACTTGTGCATGAATGCAATCGGATGAACGATTAAAGACCTAATCTGAGCACTTTGGGAGGTTTTTAAAAAAGACAGCACAATGTTAGGAGTTAGTGATGCAATAGAAATCGTTATAAACGGTTAGCAAGTCTAAACAATTATCAGAAAGCTCAAAAAATAAGACTTCATAACCGTTTTGCGGAAACCCTTTTAATGGACAAAGTTGGTTATTAACTTGGAGGCGAGTATAATGAAAGTATGGATTGACATCTCAAATGCACCTCACGCTCACTTTTTCAAGGGTATAATCAGAGAGCTTGAGAAAAGAGGATACGAAGTTCTTGTAACAACACGTCATTTTGATGGATTAACAGGTATTTTGGACATGCTCGGTATAGATTATTATGTTGTGGGCAAGCACGGCGGCTCGACTTTAGAAGGAAAGCTAATCGCGAGCGTTGAGAGACAGCAAAAGCTCGCCCAACTTATAATTGAGGAAAAACCCGATTTGGCATTATATAAACACTCCGTTGAAGCTCCAAGGGTGGCTTTTGGATTGAGAATACCTTCTATTGGATTTGTGGATAATGAAACTGCAACAGCTCAGAACAAGCTCATGCTTCCACTAACCTCTCGCATAATATATCCCGAGCCGATTGATAAATACGACCTCATGCGTTCTGGTGCGGATGCAAATGCTTTAAAGCCGATTAAGGGTTTTGCTGAACTAGCCCATATCTACGGCTTTACTCCATCAAAAGAACCTTTAAACGAGCTGGGCTTGGAGGAGTAT from Palaeococcus pacificus DY20341 includes:
- the wecB gene encoding non-hydrolyzing UDP-N-acetylglucosamine 2-epimerase, whose amino-acid sequence is MKPAFVFGTRPEIIKLAPVIRAFEKRGIEPLIIHTGQHYDYEMSQVFLEELELHKIDYHLEVGSGTQANQTGLAMIKIEKVLMDEKPDVTLVQGDTNTVLAGALASVKLKIPVAHVEAGLRSFDRTMPEEINRILADHASEVLFAPTEEARKNLEREGIVEGVYVVGNTIVDAVLQNAEVAERKSNILEKLGLKPKGYALLTAHRAENTDSEENLRKLVDIIKSLPIKVIYPVHPRTEKRLKSLGLWEELEREEHVTLTKPLGYLDFLKLQKNAKLVLTDSGGVQEESIILDVPCLTLRYNTERPETVKAGGNVLVGLEKDRVMHYVERLLNDEEFYKKMANAENPFGDGKSGERMVDILLELYEKGELKVKSSRFI
- a CDS encoding endonuclease V — protein: MNNLQKLAEVQKKLSSKIVEKPIDLDSIKRIAAVDVAYKENLASASFVLCSFPECKVLKIKAICLEVSYPYIPTFFFLKETQPILVAVKGEDFDVLLVEGHGRAHPRGYGLASHIGLLLQKPTVGVAKRPLKTYPQESLAKVGKAYVSVGHLIDLPSAVEIVRVVNENGYPAPLRLADKESKRALKRFLLGESL
- a CDS encoding helix-turn-helix transcriptional regulator; translated protein: MDVGKMLKLIVSSTLRHKILFALSSGPKALGELQKIIGSTKSSISHSLNDLEEENLITQDPDTKKYMLTNTGYLTYLQMARLVDTLETVKNFEEFWLNHDLSGIPVEFLERIGDLKDSQLYITPPEHLTLPHEAYMKLVKTSKWIKGVSPILFSDYPKAFMELASTKNVDIEIITTRAVYEKLIELAPPEAVELVKDLPNVKIYILEENPKVAFTVTNNFLSFGLFFPDGRYDMMADLISNSEKARKWGIALFQYYKEKAKRVL
- a CDS encoding radical SAM protein, with the protein product MVKVKLPNSYFEDLGDSIRLVWRRTLYADFDRKLIEKSIKRKFKTKTNVSVEDGYLVVDVEHPEVENFLNFLISSHLGEFLKSRYTERKVIYIHEGMDVPLLGYNAFGLIDRGTNLIQVRGVSGCNLSCIFCSVDEGPYSRTRRFDYVVDVDYLLKWFKDVAKIKGKGLEAHIDGQGEPLIYPFIVELVQGLKDMREVDVVSIQTNATLLDDKLVEELAEAGLDRANVSIHSLDPEKAKMIMGKKDYDLEHVLDMIEAMINAGIDVLIAPVIIFGLNDDEAEDMIEFARKVGAGKRWPALGFQNYIPYKFGRKPTIAKLVSFRDFYAWLRGLEEKTGMKPLVLKPKHFGMHKRKFIPLSFRIGEVVKVKIVLPGRIEGEMLGVARDRLIEIINTNAKVGDTIKVKIVRTKHGIYIGTPVK
- a CDS encoding RAD55 family ATPase codes for the protein MRLLSSGFERLDKALGGGILEGTNILLIYDSFSLGWIMPFKILQYRLSQGDFGIIINYNLPLPKLALRAKSAGLDIDLEGKNGNLAIIDIFGSRYGNQHSEDYVYTIERFDSETYVPKLLDIYNDILEKAGNRRIIELSFTIDGMAFEIGEDRSVRILKHVFSNACSEERKRLLFSMYLLNKDRASKEFVSWNIELGDHVVEFLFEEKTDRILEQMYILKSPSFEFEPTVYTCLLRGSSIIIEPVETQRGVLPQTSFWLL
- a CDS encoding DUF120 domain-containing protein, giving the protein MEKFELLLLLAKKGAIGEKVKITLRELSKELNISPQTILRRFEELEKEGYVEKAVEGKRTYVELTEKGMRYLSDIHDQLTEVLYLGKKILGEVVSGLGEGAYYIRQYTPLIEEYLNFKPYPGTLNIKVIFPKTVFDVFHDVEPIIIPGFSKEGRTFGDVRAYKVRINGIEGAIVIPFRTIHPPEIAEIISPINLRKALNLKDGDRLVVEVVK
- a CDS encoding DUF354 domain-containing protein translates to MKVWIDISNAPHAHFFKGIIRELEKRGYEVLVTTRHFDGLTGILDMLGIDYYVVGKHGGSTLEGKLIASVERQQKLAQLIIEEKPDLALYKHSVEAPRVAFGLRIPSIGFVDNETATAQNKLMLPLTSRIIYPEPIDKYDLMRSGADANALKPIKGFAELAHIYGFTPSKEPLNELGLEEYDYIVMRPEPIKANYFNGDAEKSVLEKIIPMLPDIPIVLFPRTESQRKRFERFYNVIMPEKPMDSLSLLYYAKMMIGAGGTMNREAIALGTPTISTYPGKTLAVTKWMTNLGVKFYSTDPLAVAKKAYEFLRRNGKFRSYIRYTVSRLENPIDAILREIETYEEYGSFEEIKEGEKKLAF
- a CDS encoding translin family protein; this translates as MDISKIIGEIIEALDKKDEMREEALRITREIVRLSGDVIKALHRKNFDLAEERLRKAEELVRSLKQLLEAHPDIYYTGYVQTAHQEFVEATLFYCYLKGIEFPSPKELEVPEGDYALGLGDLIGELRRHVLLSILEENLDEAERTYRTMEHIYEEIMRLDYPKGVVNVRQKQDSARKLVERTLEDLTRAKLTKKLEDKIGEVLKR
- a CDS encoding UDP-N-acetyl-D-mannosamine dehydrogenase: MRKKIESKRAEIAVIGLGYIGLPTAIMFANAGFNVVGYEIREDVVKKIKNGNSHIIEPDIDDLLRKAVESGKLRATSNPEEIKEKDVYIICVQTPLREDKTPNLEYLESAVKTVAKAMKKGSLVIIESTIPPLTTLRMAEIIEKERRFKAGEDFYMVHAPERVMPGRIFKELVYNSRIFGGITKESAELAEVLYRSFVKGQTFITNSTTSEMVKLMENTFRDVNIALANEFAFLAHQYNVDIFKAIELANTHPRVKIHVPGIGVGGHCLPKDPYLLLSPAKEDFGLIKRAREINEDMPLMAKDLLFEALKTINLPPEDAIVTVLGLAYKGNSDDTRNSPAHAFIEHIKDDVKEVRSYDPYVKGTHESIMEALKGADALVIATDHSEFKELDWKTIGELMRNKVLIDGRHIIEEPPKGFVFKGIGRGEY